One Prunus dulcis chromosome 8, ALMONDv2, whole genome shotgun sequence DNA window includes the following coding sequences:
- the LOC117638823 gene encoding subtilisin-like protease SBT3.3 → MVNKAPSASLFSSILLLILAFLVAMANSAPKSVASSSESAVHIVYTERPLENEEPEAYHIRTLASVLGSEEAAKGALIYSYKTAASGFSAKLTPQQVEEISKLPGVLQVVPSRTLQLHSGPGKLH, encoded by the exons ATGGTAAACAAAGCTCCTTCTGCTTCTTTATTCTCATCAATTTTGCTTCTAATTCTCGCATTTCTCGTCGCCATGGCCAATTCTGCTCCCAAATCCGTCGCTTCTTCTTCCGAATCGGCGGTCCACATCGTCTACACTGAGAGGCCTCTCGAAAATGAGGAGCCTGAGGCCTACCACATCCGAACCCTAGCCTCCGTCCTCGGCAG TGAGGAGGCTGCGAAGGGGGCTCTGATATACAGTTACAAGACGGCTGCCAGTGGATTCTCCGCTAAGCTCACTCCTCAACAGGTCGAGGAAATTTCAA AACTACCTGGGGTTCTTCAGGTTGTACCAAGTAGGACACTTCAACTGCATTCAGGACCTGGGAAGCTGCATTAG